One Chaetodon trifascialis isolate fChaTrf1 chromosome 13, fChaTrf1.hap1, whole genome shotgun sequence DNA segment encodes these proteins:
- the fbxo5 gene encoding F-box only protein 5, translating into MFHCEEDNMKCPHYKATMASSIEKSSAAAESKVLHLKASPVKEPTPIKPQCPQKGVTAALFSLNNNTRAVHNKENSTSREHDLTLDEGFEDSGYLSLHNSQIDDHHGDEEDDLIQGKPTASLLPSATAATHQEKTISPKNSPSKCQGGGTLCSPVSLVAASTPGSHHRRKTAACSLSFTPYAHHNVNLPLLKFQQTVCEELAKSYKKNKRYDWSIITKVAEDHLLDRVIGSHMGLEYVDVFSSLLSRNMRTILTNILGLLGDMDLISCKKVSRTWRRIICEDRAALSRCRRAEESLRESRSFLGQRDCGLTRNVAVSRVVLSCMQTLASSGTPSSSPSSSSSTPNCRVNRQTTPSQKSGTLNSQCTRFNEYMQAASSLKQHESLRPCRRCGSPATHLAEVQRATCTRPSCLFDFCTNCQEAFHGSTPCRVVQPRPHFPSSKLTQIIPGSARSKRSIRRL; encoded by the exons ATGTTTCACTGTGAGGAAGACAATATGAAATGCCCTCACTACAAGGCTACCATGGCCAGCAGCATAGAGaaaagctctgctgctgcagagtccaAAGTGCTCCACCTAAAAGCTTCACCAGTGAAAGAGCCCACCCCCATCAAACCTCAGTGTCCACAGAAAGGGGTGACTGCAGCGTTGTTCTCTCTGAACAACAACACCAGAGCAGTCCACAACAAGGAAAACAGCACCAGCAGGGAGCATGACTTGACTCTGGATGAAGGGTTTGAGGACAGCGGCTATCTGTCTCTACACAACAGTCAGATTGACGATCACCAcggggatgaggaggatgatctCATCCAGGGAAAACCCACAGCATCCCTGCTGCCTTCTGCTACTGCGGCTACACATCAAGAAAAGACAATATCACCAAAGAATTCTCCCTCCAAATGTCAAGGGGGGGGGACCTTGTGCTCTCCAGTGTCTCTGGTGGCAGCTTCCACTCCTGGGAGCCATCACAGGAGGAAAACAGCGGCGTGCTCGCTGTCATTCACTCCGTACGCCCACCACAATGTCAACCTGCCTCTACTGAAGTTCCAGCAGACGGTGTGTGAAGAGCTTGCCAAGAGCTACAAGAAGAATAAAAG GTACGACTGGAGCATCATCACAAAGGTCGCAGAGGATCATCTGTTGGATCGGGTGATCGGAAGCCACATGGGCCTGGAGTACGTTGACGtgttttcatctctgctgtCCAGGAACATGAGAACTATCCTGACCAACATCCTGGGCCTGCTGGGAGACATGGACCTCATTAG CTGTAAGAAAGTGAGCAGGACATGGAGGAGGATCATCTGTGAggacagagcagctctgagcaGGTGTCGAAGGGCCGAGGAGTCGCTCAGG GAGTCAAGGAGCTTTCTGGGACAAAGAGACTGCGGTCTGACGAGAAATGTGGCTGTGTCCAGGGTGGTTCTGTCCTGCATGCAGACCCTGGCCTCTTCAGGCACCCCATCATCTtcaccctcttcttcctcatccaccCCGAACTGTAGggtcaacagacagacaaccccCTCTCAAAAGAGTGGCACGCTCAACTCCCAGTGTACACGCTTCAACGAATACATGCAG GCCGCCAGCAGTCTGAAGCAACACGAGTCCCTGCGTCCCTGCAGGCGTTGCGGCTCACCGGCGACACATTTGGCCGAGGTCCAGAGGGCCACATGCACGCGTCCCAGCTGCCTCTTTGACTTCTGCACCAACTGCCAGGAGGCCTTCCATGGCTCGACCCCCTGCAGGGTTGTGCAACCCCGACCCCACTTCCCCTCTTCCAAGCTGACCCAGATCATCCCGGGCAGCGCTCGCAGCAAGAGGAGCATCAGGCGCCTGTGA
- the mtrf1l gene encoding peptide chain release factor 1-like, mitochondrial, which produces MAYRRAVNLIPRGKGCVFSLWLPRFQKSQIVTSQTVRFHGHANNQHGRTTRTLHTGTPSMAAKLLSVDELFAKKSLQGYLKKMETEYSECFRAVNSSVAEEQFSEDEVRTKRTRLSLLAPLIQNIRELDSKQKELAETNTLLKDEDPALRELAELERESCLEDIQDLSQKILDMLIPEEEADLSDLVLEVTAGVGGQEAMLFTAEVFDMYQGYAEHNGWSFDTLEHMTSDIGGLRHASASISGPQSYKRMKFEAGVHRVQRVPKTEKQGRMHTSTMTVAILPQPTEISFTINPKDLRIDTMRASGAGGQHVNTTDSAVRIVHLPTGVVVECQQERSQLKNKEKAMKALRAKLYGMKLEEETSKRYNQRKIQIGTKGRSEKIRTYNFAQDRVTDHRIGMTVHDIKSFLLGEELLDEMNSTLEEFSNQEMLMELLGENGHKGS; this is translated from the exons ATGGCTTACAGAAGAGCTGTAAACCTAATTCCAAGAGGAAAGGGGTGTGTCTTTAGTCTGTGGCTACCTCGATTTCAAAAGTCACAAATTGTCACCAGCCAAACTGTTAGATTTCACGGACACGCCAATAATCAACATGGCAGAACTACAAGAACTCTTCACACTGGCACACCTTCAATGGCAGCCAAGTTACTGTCAGTGGATGAGCTTTTTGCCAAGAAGTCGCTGCAGGGATACCTGAAGAAGATGGAGACAGAGTACAGTGAATGTTTCAGAGCAGTCAACAGCAGTGTGGCAGAGGAGCAGTTCAGCGAGGACGAAGTGAGGACCAAGAGGACCAGACTGTCCCTGCTGGCTCCTCTTATCCAGAACATCAGAGAGCTGGACAGCAAACAAAAAGAGCTCGCTGAGACCAACACACTCCTGAAAG ATGAAGACCCAGCCCTGCGAGAACTGGCAGAGCTGGAAAGAGAAAGCTGTTTGGAAGATATTCAAGATCTTAGTCAAAAG atcctGGATATGTTGATCCCTGAGGAGGAGGCAGATCTGAGTGACCTCGTCCTGGAGGTGACAGCCGGCGTGGGGGGGCAGGAGGCCATGCTGTTTACTGCTGAA GTGTTTGACATGTACCAGGGCTACGCTGAGCACAACGGCTGGTCCTTTGACACCCTGGAGCACATGACCAGTGATATAG GTGGACTGCGTCACGCCTCGGCCAGCATCAGCGGCCCTCAGAGCTACAAGAGGATGAAGTTTGAAGCTGGAGTCCATCGAGTTCAGAGGGTTCCCAAGACTGAAAAACAGGGCAGAATGCACACCAGCACCATGACTGTGGCGATACTGCCCCAACCCACTGAG ATCTCTTTCACGATAAACCCGAAGGATCTGAGGATAGACACGATGAGAGCAAGTGGAGCTGGAGGTCAACATGTCAACACCACGGACAGTGCAGTCAGAATAGTCCATCTGCCGACAG gCGTGGTTGTAGAGTGCCAGCAGGAACGGTCCCAACTGAAGAACAAGGAGAAAGCCATGAAGGCTCTGAGAGCAAAACTGTACGGCATGAAGCTAGAGGAGGAGACCAGCAAGCGCTACAACCAGCGTAAAATCCAG ATTGGAACTAAAGGAAGATCAGAGAAGATTCGAACCTACAACTTCGCCCAGGATCGTGTAACAGACCACCGGATCGGCATGACGGTGCACGACATCAAGAGCTTCCTGCTGGGAGAGGAACTGCTGGACGAGATGAACTCCACACTGGAGGAGTTTTCCAACCAGGAGATGCTCATGGAGCTGCTCGGAGAAAACGGCCACAAGGGCTCATGA
- the vip gene encoding VIP peptides, translating to MCKAMLQRTGPQLLFLIALCSVLYSRTLSLPYTSMRPTRHADGLFTSGYSKLLGQLSARRYLESLIGKRVSDELMEEPVKRHSDAIFTDNYSRFRKQMAVKKYLNSVLTGKRSLEDPGTSDPEESMDEPGTFQESYNDINVDHLLNNFQLPL from the exons AT GTGTAAAGCGATGTTACAACGGACCGGCCCCCAGCTGCTTTTCCTAATAGCCCTGTGCAGTGTGTTGTACTCACGGACTCTGAGTCTGCCATACACATCCATGAG ACCGACGAGACACGCGGACGGTCTGTTCACCAGCGGGTACAGCAAGCTCCTCGGACAGCTATCAGCGCGGAGGTACCTGGAGTCTCTGATCGGGAAGCGGGTCAG tgatgagctgatggaggagccaGTGAAGCGCCACTCAGACGCCATCTTTACAGACAACTACAGCCGCTTCCGCAAACAGATGGCCGTCAAGAAGTACCTGAACTCAGTCTTAACAGGAAAGAGAAG cctagAAGACCCCGGAACCAGCGACCCAGAGGAGTCCATGGACGAACCCGGCACCTTCCAGGAGAGCTACAACGACATCAACGTAGATCACCTCCTGAACAACTTTCAGCTg CCACTTTGA